The following coding sequences lie in one Variovorax terrae genomic window:
- a CDS encoding VC_2705 family sodium/solute symporter codes for MPPQVASPSAFSATPPGPRIPGLRGGLLLLWLAASFGGVFFARDLQVVVAGWPLNFWFSAQGAVLVFIAIVVFYAWARNRQGGDGPEGIAADRAGYAAYKLRLHRILAIYVVCILGFLLLMAVAEWAGLSRQWVGGIFLFASVGLYAVIGVYGRTADPAEYYVAGRRVPAMYNGMATAADWMSAASFISMAGGLYLQGFSGTESQPGGLAYVLGWTGGFCLVALLVAPHLRRLGLYTIPDFFGTRFGGRWPRLIAAFAAILCSFTYVVAQIYGVGLITSRLTGVQFEIGILLGLGGVLVCSFLGGMRAVTWTQVAQYVILILAFLIPVSWLAYKQLGNPLAPLVYGQQLEKITALEKQLAESPAEQAVIAEYARRARVYEQKLQDVEASLARERKAAQDRLHQLHEQRADASVIFAAGRELAALPRDAATARERWSRAMQDNLERARPLGGMPPHVQAFAGDPQGTPQQQQAFETSRLNFMALMFCLMVGTAGLPHLLTRFYTTPSVAETRNSVAWSLVFIALLYVAAPALAVLVKYEVLSNLVGRSFDTLPAWIAQWSKVDPTLLSVADINGDHILQFSELRMGADIVMLATPELGGLPYVVSGLVAAGGLAAALSTADGLLLTIGNALAHDVYFRGESDRAGAMHRVMLSKFALLLVALAAAYVAAQKSADILFLVSASFSIAGAAFVPAMVFGIFWAGTTRQGAVAGMLAGLGVTVYYMAINSPPLRAAWGLGGSGLWFGIQPISAGVFGVPAGVAVTWLVSLMTRGQTPRPAGGEDRL; via the coding sequence ATGCCGCCGCAGGTTGCTTCCCCGTCCGCTTTCTCCGCCACCCCGCCAGGCCCCCGCATCCCGGGCCTGAGGGGAGGGTTGCTGCTGCTCTGGCTGGCGGCCTCGTTCGGCGGCGTGTTCTTTGCGCGCGACCTGCAGGTCGTCGTGGCGGGCTGGCCGCTGAACTTCTGGTTCTCGGCCCAGGGCGCGGTGCTGGTGTTCATCGCCATCGTGGTGTTCTACGCCTGGGCCAGGAACCGCCAGGGCGGCGACGGGCCCGAGGGCATCGCGGCCGACCGCGCCGGCTATGCCGCCTACAAGCTGCGCCTGCACCGCATCCTCGCCATCTACGTGGTGTGCATCCTGGGGTTCCTGCTGCTGATGGCGGTGGCCGAGTGGGCGGGCCTGTCGCGCCAGTGGGTGGGCGGGATCTTCCTGTTCGCCAGCGTCGGGCTGTACGCGGTCATCGGCGTCTACGGCCGCACCGCCGATCCCGCCGAGTACTACGTGGCCGGCCGCCGCGTGCCGGCCATGTACAACGGCATGGCCACTGCGGCCGACTGGATGAGCGCCGCCTCGTTCATCAGCATGGCCGGCGGGCTCTATCTGCAGGGCTTCTCGGGCACCGAGTCGCAGCCCGGCGGGCTGGCCTATGTGCTGGGCTGGACCGGCGGCTTTTGCCTGGTGGCGCTGCTGGTGGCGCCCCACCTGCGCCGGCTCGGGCTCTACACCATCCCTGATTTTTTTGGCACCCGCTTCGGCGGGCGCTGGCCGCGCCTGATCGCGGCGTTCGCGGCCATCCTGTGCTCGTTCACCTATGTGGTGGCCCAGATCTACGGCGTGGGGCTGATCACCTCGCGCCTGACCGGCGTGCAGTTCGAGATCGGCATCCTGCTCGGCCTGGGCGGCGTGCTGGTGTGCTCGTTCCTGGGGGGCATGCGCGCGGTGACCTGGACCCAGGTGGCGCAGTACGTGATCCTGATCCTGGCGTTCCTGATCCCGGTGTCCTGGCTGGCCTACAAGCAGCTGGGCAACCCGCTGGCGCCGCTGGTCTATGGCCAGCAGCTCGAAAAGATCACCGCGCTCGAGAAGCAACTGGCCGAATCGCCGGCCGAGCAGGCCGTGATCGCCGAGTATGCGCGGCGCGCCAGGGTCTATGAGCAGAAGCTGCAGGATGTGGAGGCCTCGCTTGCGCGCGAGCGCAAGGCCGCGCAGGACCGGCTGCACCAGTTGCACGAGCAGCGGGCCGATGCCTCGGTGATCTTCGCCGCCGGCCGCGAACTCGCCGCCCTGCCGCGGGACGCGGCCACAGCCCGCGAGCGCTGGAGCCGTGCCATGCAGGACAACCTGGAGCGGGCCCGCCCCCTGGGGGGCATGCCGCCCCATGTGCAGGCGTTTGCAGGCGACCCGCAGGGCACGCCGCAGCAACAGCAGGCGTTCGAGACCTCGCGGCTCAACTTCATGGCGCTGATGTTCTGCCTGATGGTCGGCACGGCCGGGCTGCCGCACCTGCTGACGCGCTTCTACACCACGCCTTCGGTGGCCGAAACGCGCAACTCGGTGGCCTGGTCGCTGGTGTTCATTGCGCTGCTCTACGTGGCGGCGCCGGCGCTGGCGGTGCTGGTGAAGTACGAGGTGCTGAGCAACCTGGTCGGGCGCAGCTTCGACACCCTGCCGGCCTGGATCGCGCAATGGTCCAAGGTGGACCCGACGCTGCTCTCGGTGGCCGACATCAACGGCGACCACATCCTGCAGTTCTCCGAGCTGCGCATGGGGGCCGACATCGTGATGCTGGCCACGCCCGAGCTTGGCGGGCTGCCCTATGTGGTGTCGGGGCTGGTGGCGGCCGGCGGGCTGGCGGCGGCGCTCTCCACGGCCGACGGACTGCTGCTGACAATCGGCAACGCCCTCGCGCACGACGTCTATTTCCGCGGCGAAAGCGACCGCGCGGGCGCCATGCACCGCGTGATGCTGTCCAAGTTCGCGCTGCTGCTGGTGGCGCTGGCGGCGGCCTATGTGGCGGCGCAGAAATCGGCGGACATCCTGTTCCTGGTGTCGGCCTCGTTCTCGATCGCCGGCGCGGCGTTCGTGCCGGCCATGGTGTTCGGGATCTTCTGGGCCGGCACCACGCGCCAGGGCGCGGTGGCCGGCATGCTGGCCGGGCTGGGCGTGACAGTGTACTACATGGCCATCAACTCGCCGCCGCTGCGGGCCGCCTGGGGGCTCGGGGGCAGCGGCCTGTGGTTCGGCATCCAGCCCATTTCGGCCGGCGTGTTCGGGGTGCCGGCGGGCGTCGCCGTCACCTGGCTGGTCAGCCTGATGACTCGCGGGCAGACGCCCAGGCCAGCCGGCGGCGAAGATCGTCTATAA
- the rpsF gene encoding 30S ribosomal protein S6: MRHYEIILLIHPDQSEQVPAMLERYKSMITAGNGKVHRVEDWGRRQLAYQINKLNKAHYLCVNIEADQAVMGELEHAFKFNDAVLRHLTVVKKKADTGPSSMMKTVEREEARKAQQAEYAAS; the protein is encoded by the coding sequence ATGCGTCACTATGAAATCATCTTGCTGATCCACCCGGATCAAAGCGAGCAGGTTCCGGCCATGCTGGAGCGCTACAAGAGCATGATCACCGCCGGCAACGGCAAGGTGCATCGTGTGGAAGACTGGGGCCGCCGCCAGCTGGCCTACCAGATCAACAAGCTCAACAAGGCCCACTACCTGTGCGTCAACATCGAGGCCGATCAGGCCGTGATGGGCGAACTCGAACACGCGTTCAAGTTCAACGATGCCGTGCTGCGCCATCTGACCGTGGTCAAGAAGAAGGCCGACACCGGCCCGTCTTCGATGATGAAGACCGTCGAGCGCGAAGAGGCCCGCAAGGCCCAGCAGGCGGAATACGCCGCTTCGTGA
- the priB gene encoding primosomal replication protein N translates to MNHIVLTACIAEVKPLRYTPAGVPALDLRLEHESDASEAGQARQVKAAIKAVALGAVAESIGQQAIGSLWRFTGFLATPRNGKHVVLHIQEYQQD, encoded by the coding sequence GTGAACCACATCGTCCTGACTGCCTGTATCGCCGAGGTCAAACCCCTGCGCTACACACCGGCCGGAGTGCCCGCCCTGGATCTGCGGCTCGAACACGAGTCGGATGCTTCGGAGGCAGGCCAGGCCCGGCAGGTGAAGGCGGCAATCAAGGCAGTGGCCCTTGGCGCAGTGGCCGAGAGCATCGGCCAACAGGCCATCGGCAGCCTCTGGCGGTTCACCGGCTTTCTGGCAACACCCCGCAACGGCAAGCACGTCGTGCTTCACATTCAAGAGTATCAGCAAGATTAA